In one Bacteroidota bacterium genomic region, the following are encoded:
- a CDS encoding flavin reductase family protein, with amino-acid sequence MSRNAPPPAEPSTPDSAASGDQLRGVMRRVASPVTVVTAAANGTLRGATIGSFTSVSLDPPLVSFNVQKASAFHGVLTRAEAFAVHLLGTDQADLATHFALPDIEGSAQFETVPHTRSPDGVPVLGGTSGVLHCAPWAVHDAGDHALVLGRVLRVEAGDAAGPLLYYDRSYRAVGKEV; translated from the coding sequence GTGTCCCGCAACGCCCCACCTCCCGCCGAACCGTCCACCCCCGACAGCGCTGCGAGCGGCGACCAACTGCGCGGCGTCATGCGCCGCGTGGCCTCCCCGGTGACCGTCGTGACGGCGGCCGCGAACGGAACCTTGCGCGGCGCCACGATCGGCTCGTTCACGAGCGTCTCGCTCGACCCGCCGCTCGTCTCGTTCAACGTGCAGAAGGCCTCGGCTTTTCACGGCGTGCTGACCCGGGCCGAGGCGTTCGCCGTCCACCTCCTCGGCACCGATCAGGCCGACCTCGCCACCCACTTTGCCCTGCCGGACATCGAAGGCAGCGCGCAGTTCGAGACTGTGCCGCACACCCGGAGCCCCGACGGCGTGCCCGTTCTGGGCGGCACGTCCGGCGTGCTCCACTGCGCACCCTGGGCTGTCCACGACGCCGGCGACCACGCGCTCGTCCTCGGCCGCGTCCTCCGCGTCGAAGCAGGCGACGCCGCCGGCCCGCTGCTCTACTACGACCGCTCCTACCGCGCCGTCGGCAAGGAGGTGTGA
- the dnaJ gene encoding molecular chaperone DnaJ gives MRDYYEVLGVERSASAEEIKKAYRKKALQYHPDRNPGDAEAESSFKEAAAAYEVLSSAEKRQRYDRFGHAGVNGGGGQPGGFQDISDIFSAFSDIFGGAGAAGNPFGGRGPRRRAGTDLRVRLALALEEVAEGVEKKIKVRKFVPCEACEATGAEDGPAGVETCGTCGGAGEVRQVSSTFFGQFASVTACPACAGEGQVVTDPCADCGGEGRVKGEDTTTVEIPAGVREGHFLSVRGAGNAGRRGGAPGDLRVEIEETRHEHLTRDGLDVRCDLHLSFPDAALGTEVEVPTLKGRARLQIDPGIQSGRVLRMRGRGIPELNSPRRGDQLVTVQVWTPTKLTAEERGHIEALRDAPAFQPQPDEEPEKKSFFSKVKDVFS, from the coding sequence ATGCGGGACTACTACGAGGTGCTGGGCGTCGAGCGATCCGCCTCGGCCGAGGAGATCAAGAAAGCCTACCGCAAGAAGGCGCTCCAGTACCACCCCGACCGCAACCCCGGCGACGCCGAGGCGGAGTCCAGCTTCAAAGAGGCCGCCGCGGCCTACGAGGTGCTCTCAAGCGCCGAGAAGCGCCAGCGCTACGACCGCTTCGGGCACGCCGGCGTCAACGGCGGCGGCGGGCAGCCCGGCGGCTTCCAGGACATCTCGGACATCTTCAGCGCCTTCTCCGACATCTTCGGCGGGGCGGGCGCGGCCGGCAACCCCTTCGGCGGGCGCGGCCCGCGCCGGCGCGCCGGGACCGACCTCCGGGTGCGGCTCGCGCTCGCGCTCGAAGAAGTCGCCGAGGGCGTCGAGAAGAAGATCAAGGTGCGCAAGTTCGTGCCCTGCGAGGCCTGCGAAGCCACCGGTGCCGAGGACGGGCCGGCGGGCGTCGAGACCTGCGGGACGTGCGGCGGCGCGGGCGAGGTCCGCCAGGTGTCGAGCACGTTCTTCGGCCAGTTCGCGAGCGTCACCGCGTGCCCGGCGTGCGCCGGCGAGGGCCAGGTCGTCACCGACCCCTGCGCCGACTGCGGCGGCGAGGGCCGCGTCAAGGGCGAGGACACGACGACGGTCGAGATCCCGGCCGGCGTCCGCGAGGGGCACTTCCTCTCGGTCCGCGGGGCCGGCAACGCGGGCCGCCGCGGCGGCGCCCCCGGCGACCTCCGGGTCGAGATCGAGGAGACGCGCCACGAGCACCTCACCCGCGACGGCCTCGACGTGCGCTGCGACCTCCACCTCTCGTTCCCCGACGCCGCGCTCGGCACCGAGGTCGAGGTGCCGACGCTCAAGGGCCGCGCCCGGCTCCAGATCGACCCCGGCATCCAGAGCGGACGCGTCCTGCGGATGCGCGGGCGCGGCATTCCCGAACTCAACAGCCCCCGGCGCGGCGACCAGCTCGTCACCGTGCAGGTCTGGACCCCGACCAAGCTGACGGCCGAGGAGCGCGGGCACATCGAAGCGCTCCGCGACGCCCCCGCCTTCCAGCCCCAGCCGGACGAGGAGCCGGAGAAGAAATCGTTCTTCAGCAAGGTCAAAGACGTGTTCTCGTGA